A window of Coregonus clupeaformis isolate EN_2021a chromosome 28, ASM2061545v1, whole genome shotgun sequence contains these coding sequences:
- the LOC121542782 gene encoding CCN family member 4, which yields MRWLLPWILIVASTHQVFPLHSTAMPPLTTTIELYNRTAFCKWPCKCAKSAPLCPPGVSVLMDGCDCCKACSKQVGETCNEADVCDYHKGLYCDYSADKPRYEKGVCAYMVGTGCEYDGVIYRNGQSFQPSCKYRCLCVNGAIGCVPLCTDSQPPRVWCQTPKRVKLPGRCCEQWICDEPRKPRKAAPSHAEIVRASHNEVWHKNCITQTTSWSPCSKTCGRGLSLRISNANDQCELIKESRLCNIRPCDVDITKHIKPGKKCLNIYREEHSQNFTISGCTSKKPYRPKYCGVCMATDDRCCIPYKSKTIEVDFKCPNGATLTWQVMWINACFCNLSCRNPNDIFSDLEHYYDHNEVIN from the exons ATGAGGTGGCTTCTGCCGTGGATTCTAATAGTAGCCAGCACTCATCAG GTTTTCCCCCTACATTCCACGGCCATGCCTCCCTTGACAACGACCATAGAGCTGTATAACCGTACTGCATTCTGCAAATGGCCCTGCAAGTGTGCCAAGAGCGCCCCCCTGTGTCCACCAGGGGTCAGTGTGCTGATGGACGGCTGTGACTGCTGTAAGGCCTGTTCCAAGCAGGTGGGGGAGACCTGCAACGAGGCCGATGTCTGTGACTACCATAAGGGCCTGTACTGCGACTACAGCGCGGACAAGCCGAGGTACGAAAAAGGAGTGTGTGCCT ACATGGTGGGCACAGGCTGTGAGTACGACGGAGTGATCTACCGGAACGGCCAGAGCTTCCAACCCAGCTGTAAGTACCGCTGTCTGTGTGTAAACGGGGCCATCGGCTGTGTACCGCTATGCACGGACTCCCAGCCACCCCGGGTGTGGTGCCAGACGCCCAAGCGGGTCAAACTGCCGGGCCGATGCTGTGAGCAGTGGATCTGTGACGAGCCCAGGAAGCCCCGCAAGGCAGCCCCCAGTCATGCGGAGATAG TGCGCGCCAGCCACAATGAGGTCTGGCATAAGAACTGCATTACCCAGACCACCTCCTGGTCCCCGTGTTCCAAGACCTGTGGACGTGGCCTGTCCCTGAGGATCTCCAACGCCAACGACCAGTGTGAGTTGATCAAGGAGTCCCGCCTCTGCAACATCCGGCCCTGTGACGTCGACATCACCAAGCACATCAAG CCAGGGAAGAAGTGTCTGAACATTTACAGGGAGGAGCATAGCCAGAATTTCACAATCTCAGGCTGCACCAGCAAGAAGCCCTACCGGCCAAAATACTGTGGCGTCTGCATGGCCACAGACGATCGCTGCTGCATCCCTTACAAGTCCAAGACTATCGAGGTGGACTTTAAGTGTCCCAACGGAGCCACGCTGACATGGCAGGTGATGTGGATCAACGCCTGCTTCTGTAACCTCAGCTGCAGGAACCCCAACGACATCTTCTCTGACCTGGAGCACTACTACGACCACAATGAGGTCATCAACTGA
- the LOC121542780 gene encoding src-like-adapter, with protein sequence MGNVRTSPVSMPANGDDTNTSSDPSLRNNDTLGVLSDYPSANVSDTLGVLSDYPSADVSDTLVVLSDYPSADVSVPLFRIGERLRLLAEEGYWWRVCSVQTGYENYIPNNHVAKVYHGWLFEGVARPKAEELLRLPGNRAGSFMIRESQKGVYTLSVRHRAMVHYRIIRLPNNWYYISPGLTFQCLEDLVNHYSDCADGLCCLLTTPCQAVTNGNLNLASQAPHVVMHNNFDWKDVNSSELTDQPHRYPGNRDSMLSFGLRNTVSSYMSLGDMRKRSSWRRRKTRNTVCVPPGHGLSTTALEEEGEYAQAIHLNS encoded by the exons ATGGGGAACGTCAGGACCAGCCCAGTCTCTATGCCAGCGAATGGGGATGACACCAACACCAGCTCTGACCCCTCTCTGAGAA ACAACGATACCCTGGGAGTCCTGTCTGACTACCCCTCAGCAAACGTCAGTGATACCCTGGGAGTCCTGTCGGATTACCCCTCAGCAGACGTCAGTGATACCCTGGTAGTCCTGTCGGACTACCCCTCAGCAGACGTCAGTGTGCCTCTCTTcaggataggagagagactgagactccTGGCAGA GGAGGGTTACTGGTGGAGGGTTTGTTCTGTCCAAACAGGATATGAGAACTACATCCCCAACAACCATGTGGCCAAGGTCTATCACGG CTGGTTGTTTGAAGGGGTGGCCCGACCCAAAGCAGAGGAACTGCTTCGTCTGCCCGGAAACAGAGCTGGCTCCTTCATGATAAGAGAAAGTCAAAAAG GTGTGTATACCCTGTCTGTACGTCACAGGGCTATGGTACACTATCGCATCATCCGCCTTCCCAACAACTGGTACTACATCTCTCCTGGTCTGACCTTCCAGTGTCTGGAGGACCTTGTCAACCACTACTCTG ATTGTGCAGATGGCCTGTGCTGTCTCCTCACCACCCCCTGTCAGGCTGTAACCAATGGCAACCTCAACCTGGCCTCGCAGGCGCCCCATGTGGTGATGCACAACAATTTTGACTGGAAAGATGTCAACAG CTCGGAGCTGACAGACCAGCCTCATCGTTACCCTGGCAACAGAGACTCTATGCTCAGCTTTGGCTTGCGGAACACAGTCTCCTCCTACATGTCTCTGGGGGAcatgaggaagaggagcagctggaggaggaggaagacgaggaacactgtgtgtgtgcctcccgGTCACGGACTCAGCACTACAGcactggaagaggagggggaataCGCACAAGCCATCCATCTGAACTCTTAA